DNA from Methanomassiliicoccales archaeon:
ATGTCAGGATCTATCGATCCTTCGACCAGAACGTCCTCAAGTATTCTTGGTAATCCCAACTCCCTCGAGATAGCCCTGGCTATGGAGGTGTGATTTTTCCATTTCAAACTCGTCCCATCCAGACACCACAAGGAGCCGTTTTCTACTATAAGCTTGACCATGGGGGATATCCGAAAGTGGATCAACGCTTGCCTAAGTGATTCTCGATGTAGGAATCGACATCGAACTTGCGCCGGGCTCCATTGAAGCTCATGTACCGCACCTTTCCAAAGATTGACCTCTCCGCCCAGGCACGGTCATGTACCCCACCTATGCTCCAGGCTATTCCAGTATATCCGTTTGGATCCCTACCATCCAACTCATACTTGTCGTTGAGGTAGATCGCCGCATCAATTGCTACCTCAGGGGACTCGGTCCACTCCAGGATCTTCTTGGCCCAGTACATTCTCATATAACCGTGCATCTTCCCTCGTACCACCATCTCTAATTGGGCAGCATTCCAGAGGTCGTCATGAGTCCTTCCATCTTCCAGCTCCTTCCTCGAGTATAGGTAATCTCGTCTATCCTCCCGGTGGATATCAAGCGTCTGACGGGCCCAAGAAGGGAACCCCTCGAATGAATCGTATCCGTGGTTGTAAAAACAGAAGTTGTCCGACAGCTCCCTTCGTACCACGAGTTCCTCTAGGAATGCATTCTTTGCCATCTGCGATGCTGAGCTCTTGCTGACTTCCATGGCAACCCTCTGAGCCGATAGTTGTCCAAAATGAAGATAGGCGGAAAGACCGGACTGCCCTTCGAGGTTAGGATCATTCCTTGCCTCATCGTATGATTCTAACCGATGCTCAATGAAATCTCCAAGTGCCTCCAGTGAAGCGATCTGGCCCGATTTCAACCAGGTCACTGCGGGTACCTCTCGATCGATGTCCAATTTTCTATAAGCTCGTTCCCAATCGTTGTTGGGTTCCTCCGCGAGAGCGTAGGGACGCCTCTTGATCGAGCCCAGATCATCCAGGAAACTCGGAAGTGCCCTTTGTATCTTAGGCCGTATCGTATGAGCTCCATACTCCTGTTTTCCCGAGCATACCCAGCATGGTATGATGTTGTGGGCATCAACTTCCGCCACCGGAATGTCTAGATCGCCCACAATCTGCTTCTTCCAATTCCTTTTTATTCTTAGAGGATCGAAATCCATGACCAGGTACGATATACCATTTTCTTCGACGAACCCTGGTATGGTGATCTTCGGGTCACCCTCAAGAAGAATAAAGGGAATTCCCAGCTTGGAGAGTGAAGACTCCACCTCGCGAAGACCCTCAAGCATGAATCTGTAATGCCTTTCATCAGCACCGAGGAAGTCAGGTACAAGATTGAAAATCACGAAAAGAGAGGAGGCCTTTGAGATGGCGATCTCTTGGGCGTGTAATAATGCCCAGTTATCCACGGAACGTTGGTCCCTGCTCATCCAATATACAACTGGTCCCTTACTATCCCGACCAGTACCAAGGTAC
Protein-coding regions in this window:
- a CDS encoding deoxyribodipyrimidine photo-lyase, with product MKEERIWYLGTGRDSKGPVVYWMSRDQRSVDNWALLHAQEIAISKASSLFVIFNLVPDFLGADERHYRFMLEGLREVESSLSKLGIPFILLEGDPKITIPGFVEENGISYLVMDFDPLRIKRNWKKQIVGDLDIPVAEVDAHNIIPCWVCSGKQEYGAHTIRPKIQRALPSFLDDLGSIKRRPYALAEEPNNDWERAYRKLDIDREVPAVTWLKSGQIASLEALGDFIEHRLESYDEARNDPNLEGQSGLSAYLHFGQLSAQRVAMEVSKSSASQMAKNAFLEELVVRRELSDNFCFYNHGYDSFEGFPSWARQTLDIHREDRRDYLYSRKELEDGRTHDDLWNAAQLEMVVRGKMHGYMRMYWAKKILEWTESPEVAIDAAIYLNDKYELDGRDPNGYTGIAWSIGGVHDRAWAERSIFGKVRYMSFNGARRKFDVDSYIENHLGKR